A stretch of the Roseisolibacter agri genome encodes the following:
- a CDS encoding four-helix bundle copper-binding protein — protein MAHTASHTTMSRDMEQCIQECLNCYSVCTVTAGHCLDLGGPHASRQHQTALLDCARACQTSADFMLRGSPMHARACALCAEACRACEQSCRSVGGSDPMMQQCAEACRRCAESCERMAAMAA, from the coding sequence ATGGCGCACACCGCCAGCCACACGACGATGAGCCGGGACATGGAGCAGTGCATCCAGGAATGCCTCAACTGCTACTCCGTGTGCACTGTCACCGCGGGGCACTGCCTCGACTTGGGCGGGCCACATGCGTCACGGCAGCACCAGACGGCGCTGCTCGACTGCGCCCGGGCCTGCCAGACCTCCGCCGACTTCATGCTCCGGGGCTCGCCGATGCACGCCCGCGCGTGCGCCCTGTGCGCCGAGGCGTGCCGCGCCTGCGAGCAGTCCTGCCGGAGCGTGGGCGGGAGCGATCCGATGATGCAGCAGTGCGCCGAGGCCTGTCGCCGCTGCGCCGAGTCCTGTGAGCGGATGGCGGCCATGGCCGCATGA
- a CDS encoding DUF4198 domain-containing protein — translation MTTPLSVGKPRGLTAYGRRALREHPAVPREAPDGRASRRGGRVPLPRSPCPSEYDLTSRVLSSTTRPPPSMSAFVRQRRASRRTSVALACASLLVAVGVAEAHDTWLLPDLFTLAAGGRLALSARAGGGKFPAGSAVPITRVAAVRLVGAATEARITDFAAEGGALRIRHVPPAAGQYRVSLSLSPGTIRSTPAGLLRFLRLEGGAAEAQRVERLGLVTGEDSLVFVHAASASTVVEVGRGGPRAYQRAAGLPLEFLPVNDPLALAVGDTLHVRVTGDGQPVAGIGVEYKPAADTLAAGATPPAYLSAVADGRGIAHLPLTAPGLWIVRAAYVSPRAGNTPREYAVSRATFVWQVRARP, via the coding sequence GTGACCACGCCGCTCTCGGTAGGCAAGCCCCGAGGGCTGACGGCGTACGGACGTCGTGCCCTGCGCGAACACCCAGCCGTACCGCGCGAGGCTCCCGACGGCCGGGCGTCCCGCCGCGGTGGCCGCGTGCCGCTGCCCCGCTCTCCGTGTCCGTCCGAGTACGACCTCACCTCGCGCGTCCTCTCCTCCACCACACGGCCCCCCCCTTCGATGTCTGCATTCGTCCGCCAGCGCCGCGCCTCACGTCGGACCTCTGTGGCGCTCGCGTGCGCCAGCCTGCTCGTCGCCGTCGGCGTCGCCGAGGCGCATGACACGTGGCTCTTGCCCGACCTCTTCACGCTCGCGGCGGGAGGGCGCCTCGCGCTGAGCGCACGCGCCGGTGGCGGGAAGTTCCCTGCCGGCTCGGCGGTGCCGATCACGCGCGTGGCCGCCGTGCGCCTCGTCGGGGCGGCGACGGAGGCCCGGATCACGGACTTCGCGGCCGAGGGCGGCGCGTTGCGCATCCGTCACGTGCCGCCGGCGGCCGGCCAGTACCGCGTCAGCCTGTCGCTGTCGCCAGGCACGATCCGCAGCACGCCGGCCGGGTTGCTGCGCTTCCTCCGGCTGGAGGGCGGCGCCGCTGAGGCGCAGCGGGTCGAGCGGCTCGGCCTGGTGACGGGGGAGGACAGCCTCGTGTTCGTCCACGCCGCGTCGGCGAGTACCGTCGTCGAGGTCGGGCGCGGCGGCCCGCGTGCGTATCAGCGGGCGGCCGGTCTGCCACTCGAGTTTCTGCCGGTGAATGATCCGCTCGCGCTCGCTGTTGGGGACACGCTCCACGTGCGCGTGACGGGCGACGGCCAGCCGGTCGCCGGGATCGGGGTCGAGTACAAGCCTGCAGCCGACACGCTCGCGGCCGGGGCCACCCCACCGGCGTATCTCTCGGCGGTGGCCGATGGGCGCGGGATCGCGCATCTGCCCCTGACGGCGCCCGGCCTCTGGATCGTGCGCGCCGCCTACGTCAGCCCCCGCGCGGGGAACACGCCGCGAGAGTACGCGGTCTCGCGGGCGACCTTCGTTTGGCAGGTGCGCGCGCGACCGTGA
- a CDS encoding acyltransferase family protein, with amino-acid sequence MRSAGGRTPDAHGRLPALDGLRGLAILLVLVNNLYPEHPSTRFDGAVEAATNLWWVGVDLFFALSGFLITGILCDARGSRHYFRDFYARRALRIAPLYYGVLLALVTGSAVFLSDPGEGGVAFLQKQGWYWGYLVNVRMARDAPEPAPYGTGHFWSLSVEEQFYLVWPAVVLWLAPSRLAKSCVGLLALALALRMWCLASGWSAAAVYVLTPTHADSLLVGALLALAARAACWWDRATRWAQPAFLLAAPLALALIAWGHTGDPTGHTAAYTVGFTCVAIASGALLVLALDAPPGTRTARLFRHPAMRFFGQYSYGIYVFSGLVDVAMRGAVPFAAALPRVAGSQVPAATLVLVTAAGAATALAYVSYHLYEKHWLQLKRRVPGAGARTS; translated from the coding sequence GTGCGCAGCGCAGGAGGTCGCACGCCCGACGCGCACGGCCGGCTTCCCGCCCTGGACGGGCTCCGAGGGCTTGCCATCCTCCTGGTCCTCGTCAACAACCTGTACCCGGAGCACCCGTCGACGCGGTTCGACGGCGCGGTCGAAGCGGCGACCAACCTCTGGTGGGTCGGCGTCGACCTGTTCTTCGCGCTGTCGGGCTTCCTGATCACCGGCATCCTGTGCGACGCGCGCGGATCGCGGCACTACTTCCGCGACTTCTACGCCCGCCGCGCGCTGCGTATCGCCCCCCTGTACTACGGCGTGCTCCTCGCCCTCGTGACGGGGAGCGCCGTCTTCCTGTCGGACCCCGGCGAGGGAGGGGTGGCGTTCCTGCAGAAGCAGGGCTGGTACTGGGGCTACCTCGTCAATGTGAGGATGGCGCGAGACGCCCCCGAGCCCGCACCGTACGGCACGGGGCACTTCTGGTCGTTGTCGGTCGAGGAGCAGTTCTACCTCGTCTGGCCCGCCGTCGTGCTGTGGCTGGCTCCCTCACGACTCGCGAAGAGCTGCGTCGGCCTGCTCGCTCTCGCCCTCGCGCTGCGCATGTGGTGTCTCGCCAGCGGGTGGAGCGCTGCGGCCGTGTACGTCCTCACTCCCACCCACGCCGACAGCCTCCTCGTCGGCGCGCTGCTCGCGCTCGCGGCGAGAGCCGCGTGCTGGTGGGACCGCGCGACGCGGTGGGCCCAGCCCGCGTTCCTGCTGGCCGCACCGCTCGCCCTGGCGCTCATCGCGTGGGGCCACACCGGCGACCCGACGGGACACACCGCCGCCTACACCGTCGGCTTCACGTGCGTCGCCATCGCCAGCGGCGCCCTGCTGGTGCTGGCGCTCGACGCGCCGCCCGGGACGCGGACGGCGCGACTGTTCCGCCATCCCGCGATGCGCTTCTTCGGGCAGTACAGCTACGGCATCTACGTGTTCTCGGGGCTGGTCGACGTGGCCATGCGTGGGGCAGTGCCGTTCGCCGCCGCCTTGCCGAGGGTGGCCGGGTCGCAGGTTCCCGCCGCCACCCTGGTGCTCGTGACCGCCGCGGGAGCCGCGACGGCGCTGGCGTACGTCAGCTACCACCTCTACGAGAAGCACTGGCTTCAGTTGAAGCGGCGTGTTCCGGGCGCAGGAGCCCGCACATCGTGA
- a CDS encoding class I SAM-dependent methyltransferase — MSTLPGSSGAQASHPRTLLDLGCGPAALRRLLPADIAYYGADLTAEALPPGRESDRFAVADLNADADPFPGRTFDVLVVSGMFEYVRDPRAFLTLVRRKTRPGGHLVLTYLNRWHHRELRARLLHRAPTYPDPHINFISIAEAARGIKASGFVIESYAMLSAGQRVLPVVPGTLHFPLNVLARTFVFVCRRL, encoded by the coding sequence GTGTCCACGCTGCCGGGGAGCAGTGGAGCGCAGGCCTCCCATCCGCGCACCCTGCTCGACCTCGGGTGCGGGCCGGCGGCACTCCGACGGCTGCTGCCAGCCGACATCGCCTACTACGGAGCGGACCTGACGGCGGAGGCGCTCCCTCCCGGTCGCGAGTCGGATCGGTTCGCCGTCGCCGACCTGAACGCGGATGCCGATCCGTTCCCCGGGCGCACATTCGATGTGCTCGTCGTCTCGGGCATGTTCGAGTACGTCCGCGATCCCCGGGCGTTTCTGACGCTGGTGCGTCGGAAGACGCGACCGGGCGGCCACCTGGTGCTGACGTACCTGAACCGCTGGCACCATCGCGAGCTGCGCGCGCGCCTTTTGCACCGCGCCCCCACGTACCCCGACCCACACATCAACTTCATCTCGATTGCGGAGGCCGCTCGTGGTATCAAAGCCTCGGGGTTCGTGATCGAGAGCTACGCGATGCTCTCCGCCGGGCAGCGTGTGCTCCCGGTCGTTCCCGGCACCCTGCACTTCCCGCTCAACGTGCTCGCGCGAACGTTCGTGTTCGTGTGCCGCAGGCTGTAG
- a CDS encoding DUF411 domain-containing protein, whose product MPHLNRLSALRRSPAAAARRTPVLLGIALAAALAACGGGTGEQSSQSAAVAGAPADTHAGHATPASGPAGSAVVMAGLPDSMRVATVYKTPTCGCCQAWVDHLTASGFRVTTVDREDLAPIKAQHGVGEHLASCHTALIGGYVVEGHVPAADIVRLLTERPAVAGIAAPGMPSGSPGMEMPGAPADRYDVVSFDRAGATRVYASH is encoded by the coding sequence ATGCCGCACCTCAACCGCCTGTCCGCCCTTCGTCGCTCGCCTGCCGCCGCGGCGCGTCGCACGCCCGTCCTGCTCGGCATCGCCCTCGCGGCAGCGCTGGCCGCCTGCGGAGGCGGCACCGGGGAGCAGTCCTCCCAGAGCGCGGCTGTCGCGGGCGCTCCAGCCGACACGCACGCGGGGCACGCCACGCCCGCCAGCGGGCCGGCCGGGAGCGCCGTCGTGATGGCAGGGCTGCCGGACAGCATGCGCGTCGCGACCGTCTACAAGACGCCGACGTGCGGCTGCTGCCAGGCGTGGGTCGACCACCTGACGGCGAGCGGCTTCCGGGTGACGACCGTGGACCGGGAGGACCTCGCGCCGATCAAGGCGCAGCACGGCGTGGGCGAGCACCTCGCCTCGTGCCACACGGCGCTGATCGGCGGCTACGTCGTCGAGGGGCACGTGCCGGCGGCGGACATCGTGCGGTTGCTCACGGAGCGCCCGGCCGTCGCGGGGATCGCCGCGCCGGGGATGCCGTCCGGCTCTCCGGGGATGGAGATGCCCGGGGCGCCCGCCGACCGCTACGACGTGGTCAGCTTCGACCGCGCGGGTGCGACGCGGGTGTACGCGAGCCACTGA
- a CDS encoding type II restriction endonuclease: MPPGAGDALRALIARWREDPGATYRTWFLWEERVKNFRSIRRGIQAVVREIEAGTFGNAYRGSSLETVVHSVAEQRQLFKGADHAWLWKPKLRIPDIYESPENQRAFGRFLDTCVCCSTEEQVLTAVRRLDALGIKGLGPTAANLMYFLHPTLVPPFNTAMVTGYNALTGAKVKLGSWEHYLAMRAGVLELNARYRDLLSNDLGAVAGLLFDVGSGRYPAPPRADDAAARAAWEADLARVRDDSAKDAKALAAARESDRTHTEVQGWLRDLGRALGYAVWVAANDRTRPFGDGRLADGCLDALPAPLAGAPGADAVKLIDVLWLERDAAGAPTGRVAGAFEVEHTTSIYSGIVRMLDLALGAPDAAVTHLFLVAPDGREDDVRAQLARPAFSRVSDLRVRYLPYGELERHRETMARFGTGMKAVEAVARTLV, translated from the coding sequence ATGCCACCAGGCGCCGGGGACGCGCTGCGCGCCCTCATCGCGCGCTGGCGCGAGGACCCGGGCGCCACGTACCGCACATGGTTCCTCTGGGAAGAGCGGGTCAAGAACTTCCGCTCGATCCGGCGCGGCATCCAGGCCGTCGTGCGCGAGATCGAGGCGGGGACGTTCGGGAACGCCTACCGCGGCTCGTCGCTGGAGACGGTCGTGCACTCGGTCGCGGAGCAGCGGCAGCTCTTCAAAGGCGCCGACCACGCGTGGCTGTGGAAGCCGAAGCTCCGCATCCCCGACATCTACGAGTCGCCGGAGAACCAGCGGGCGTTCGGCCGCTTCCTCGACACCTGCGTGTGCTGCAGCACCGAGGAGCAGGTGCTCACGGCGGTCCGCCGGCTCGACGCGCTCGGGATCAAGGGGCTCGGGCCGACGGCGGCGAACCTGATGTACTTCCTGCACCCGACGCTCGTGCCGCCGTTCAACACGGCAATGGTGACCGGCTACAACGCGCTCACGGGCGCGAAGGTGAAGCTCGGGAGTTGGGAGCACTACCTCGCGATGCGCGCCGGGGTCCTCGAACTGAACGCGCGCTACCGCGACCTGCTCTCGAACGACCTGGGCGCCGTCGCGGGGCTGCTCTTCGACGTCGGCAGCGGGCGGTACCCGGCGCCGCCCCGCGCGGACGACGCGGCGGCGCGGGCGGCGTGGGAGGCGGACCTCGCGCGCGTGCGCGACGACTCGGCGAAGGATGCGAAGGCGCTCGCCGCCGCACGCGAGAGCGACCGGACGCACACGGAGGTGCAGGGCTGGCTCCGCGACCTGGGGCGCGCGCTGGGATACGCCGTGTGGGTCGCGGCGAACGACCGGACGCGCCCCTTCGGCGACGGGCGGCTCGCCGACGGGTGCCTCGACGCGTTGCCGGCCCCGCTGGCGGGCGCGCCGGGCGCCGACGCGGTGAAGCTCATTGACGTGCTCTGGCTCGAGCGCGACGCGGCGGGCGCGCCGACGGGCCGCGTGGCGGGGGCGTTCGAGGTGGAGCACACGACGTCCATCTACTCGGGGATCGTCCGGATGCTCGACCTCGCGCTCGGCGCGCCCGACGCCGCGGTGACGCACCTGTTCCTCGTGGCGCCGGACGGGCGCGAGGACGACGTGCGGGCACAACTCGCCCGGCCGGCGTTCAGCCGCGTGTCGGACCTGCGCGTGCGCTACCTCCCCTACGGCGAGCTCGAGCGGCACCGCGAGACGATGGCGCGTTTCGGCACCGGCATGAAGGCGGTGGAAGCGGTCGCGCGCACCCTCGTCTGA
- a CDS encoding TonB-dependent receptor, with protein sequence MPTRSSASRRQPLWYALLSLATAVPAVATPARAQGEQPAASVVRGQVRAATGAPIVRATVELLDAGGGVVRAARTDESGRFRLMPPNAGRYRLRGVALGYRARIVDVTVTVAATGAGDGTAAVDLTLEAVPQGLGTVVTAATRSGQQLGNVPAAISVVSMETIQGTGRRNTNLEEALRTVPGLVIRDQLGGASRVTIAIRGAGSSNAFGVRSIRLLIDGIPKNNAGGSGQDLANLDMASVQSIEVLRGPASTLYGNQAGGVVAVTTEAGGETPRRQLQVLGGSYGFARVHGKATGQAFGGAVSYLGSAWRTQQDGYRANSNFDQTGFSSKLVYRPNDRSTITGVMSYDNLGQDVSGALTLEEFQTRPRLADSTSFLTLNGRRLDNFGRLDEFRFGLNVQRTLTATEQVETQVFYVPRATRSPSLAQYIQQSFVNRGANVRLLTTRALGALGNRFTTGVDFQDTPIQTATTGRAGTTSAGRSFSVFDEGATTYGVYALDELSLHRDVTLTGGVRYDNIRFRQQNQLLASVTEPRTFKRVTPKVGLTYRATPSFSTFANFSESFEAPVIGQLRNSPAPTGEFVTNQVVRPLTVRTYEVGTRGAAGRASFEAVVFRQSLRDQPVNVSFARPAPATGQFAALVNAAEVRQWGVETGAQLALTSALTLAGTYTYSDFAYDRFVAGTNDFTGNELPGIPKHNAFAELRYRDARGLTGGIEVQSVGQFFLNDANTVTNPAYQVVNLRLGWERALGAAQVAPFVAVNNLFSEAYSSQPQINAALGRYYNPLPGVNYSAGLRVAW encoded by the coding sequence ATGCCGACCCGATCTTCCGCGTCCCGTCGCCAGCCGCTGTGGTACGCCCTGCTGTCGCTCGCCACCGCGGTCCCGGCGGTGGCGACGCCAGCCCGCGCACAGGGCGAGCAGCCCGCGGCGTCGGTGGTGCGGGGGCAAGTCCGCGCGGCAACGGGAGCGCCCATCGTCCGCGCGACCGTCGAACTGCTCGATGCGGGCGGCGGCGTCGTGCGTGCCGCCAGAACCGACGAGTCGGGGCGGTTTCGCCTGATGCCCCCGAACGCGGGCCGATACCGCCTGCGCGGCGTTGCTCTGGGATACCGGGCCCGCATCGTCGACGTGACCGTGACCGTGGCCGCGACCGGCGCGGGCGACGGAACGGCGGCGGTTGACCTCACCCTGGAGGCCGTGCCCCAGGGGCTGGGCACCGTGGTGACCGCGGCCACCCGCAGCGGCCAGCAACTCGGCAACGTGCCGGCGGCGATCAGCGTGGTCTCGATGGAGACCATTCAGGGCACGGGGCGCCGCAACACGAACCTCGAGGAGGCCCTGCGGACCGTGCCCGGCCTCGTCATCCGCGACCAGCTGGGTGGCGCCTCGCGCGTGACCATCGCGATCCGCGGCGCCGGCTCCTCGAACGCGTTCGGGGTGCGCAGCATCCGGCTCCTGATCGACGGCATCCCGAAGAACAACGCCGGCGGGTCAGGCCAGGACCTGGCGAACCTCGACATGGCCTCCGTGCAGTCCATCGAGGTGCTGCGCGGCCCGGCGTCCACCCTCTATGGGAACCAGGCCGGGGGGGTCGTCGCGGTGACCACGGAGGCCGGCGGCGAGACGCCTCGCCGGCAGCTCCAGGTGCTCGGCGGCAGCTACGGCTTCGCGCGCGTGCACGGCAAGGCGACCGGGCAGGCGTTCGGCGGTGCCGTGAGCTATCTCGGGAGCGCCTGGCGCACGCAGCAGGACGGCTACCGCGCCAACTCGAACTTCGACCAGACCGGATTCTCGTCGAAGCTCGTGTACCGGCCGAACGACCGGAGCACCATCACTGGCGTGATGTCCTACGACAACCTCGGCCAGGACGTCTCCGGCGCCCTCACCCTGGAGGAGTTCCAGACGCGGCCGCGGCTCGCCGACTCGACGAGCTTCCTCACGCTCAACGGGCGGCGGCTCGACAACTTCGGCCGGCTCGACGAGTTCCGCTTCGGGCTCAACGTGCAGCGCACGCTCACGGCGACCGAGCAGGTGGAGACGCAGGTCTTCTACGTGCCGCGCGCCACGCGCAGTCCGAGCCTCGCGCAGTACATCCAGCAGAGCTTCGTGAACCGCGGCGCGAACGTCCGCCTCCTCACGACCCGCGCCCTGGGGGCACTCGGCAACCGGTTCACCACCGGCGTCGACTTCCAGGACACGCCGATCCAGACCGCGACCACCGGTCGCGCGGGCACGACGAGCGCTGGCCGTTCGTTCTCGGTGTTCGACGAGGGGGCGACGACCTACGGCGTGTACGCGCTCGACGAGCTCTCCCTGCACCGCGACGTCACGCTCACCGGCGGCGTGCGCTACGACAACATCCGCTTCCGGCAGCAGAACCAGCTGCTGGCCTCGGTGACCGAGCCGCGCACCTTCAAACGGGTGACGCCGAAGGTGGGGCTCACCTACCGCGCGACGCCGTCGTTCTCGACGTTCGCCAACTTCAGCGAGTCGTTCGAGGCGCCGGTCATCGGGCAGCTGCGCAACTCGCCGGCCCCCACGGGCGAGTTCGTGACCAACCAAGTGGTCCGGCCGCTCACGGTCCGCACCTACGAGGTCGGCACGCGCGGCGCGGCGGGCCGCGCCTCCTTCGAGGCGGTCGTCTTCCGTCAGTCGCTCCGCGACCAGCCGGTGAACGTCAGCTTCGCGCGCCCGGCCCCGGCGACCGGGCAGTTCGCGGCGCTGGTGAACGCGGCGGAGGTGCGGCAGTGGGGCGTCGAGACCGGCGCGCAGCTCGCGCTCACCAGCGCGCTGACGCTCGCGGGCACCTACACGTACTCCGACTTCGCGTACGACCGGTTCGTCGCGGGCACGAACGACTTCACCGGCAACGAGCTGCCGGGAATCCCGAAGCACAACGCGTTCGCCGAGCTCCGCTACCGGGATGCCCGCGGGCTCACGGGCGGCATCGAGGTCCAGTCGGTCGGGCAGTTCTTCCTCAACGACGCGAACACGGTGACGAACCCCGCGTACCAGGTGGTCAACCTTCGCCTCGGCTGGGAACGCGCACTCGGGGCGGCACAGGTGGCGCCGTTCGTCGCGGTGAACAACCTGTTCTCGGAAGCGTATTCGTCGCAGCCGCAGATCAACGCCGCGCTCGGCCGCTACTATAACCCCCTGCCGGGGGTGAACTACTCGGCCGGCCTCCGGGTCGCGTGGTGA